The window GGACCGGGCAGCGGGGCGACGGCGGCCCAGGGCGCGGATGCGCAGGACAAGTTCGGGGAAGTGGAAGGGTTTGGCAAGGTAGTCGTCGGCGCCCAGGGCCAAGCCGCTGACGCGGTCGCCGGGCGAGTCGGCGGCGGTCAGCATCAGCACCATCACGCGGCTTTCCCGCTCGATGATCATCTGGCAGAGAGTGTCGCCGTGGATGCCGGGCAGGTCGCGGTCGAGCACGACGACGTCGTATGCATTGGTGTCAAGTTTGGCCGCGGCGTCGAGCCCGTCGTAGGCCACGTCCACGGCCATGCCCTGGTCGCGCAGTCCCTCGGCGATGACCTCGGCGAGGGGGCGGGCGTCCTCGACCACCAGGACTCTCAACGGGCCACGTCTCTTTCTGCGTTGGGGGCCTTTGCCGTCCTGTCGTCCGTGCGGGGGAGGGTGACGGTGACGCGCAGGCCGCCGTCGGGACGGGCGTGCAAGTCCAGGGTGCCGTGATGGGCCGCGGTGATGGCCGCGACGATGGACAGGCCGAGGCCGCTGCCCCGGCCGGTGCTGGTCCGGTCTGCGCCGAGGCGGCGGAAGGGCTGCGCGAGGTCCGCCACCCGCTGCTGGTCCAGGACCGGACCGCTGGACTCGACGACGAGGGACACTGCGCTCCCGCCGTCCTCTTCACCTTCTTCGGCCCGTACCGCAGCTCCGATCCAGCCCCCTGAGTCGTTGTGCGCGATCGCGTTGTCGATCACGTTGTCGGCCGCGCGGCGCAGCAGTGTCCGGCTCCCCCACACCCACGCGGAGCCGTCGATTCGGGTTTCGCGCACGGCAAGGCCCTTGGCCGCGATGTCCCCTGCTCGCCTGGCCAGGGCGTCCTGTGTGAGCCGACCGAGGGCGAGCCGCCCCGAGTCGGTGAACTCGCCGTGCTGGGCGCGCGCCAGGACGAGGAGGCTCTCCAACAGCAGGTCCACCTGGTCGAGTTCAGCACGCATCCGGGCGGCCAGCGTGGCCATGGTCCCAGGCACGGGGCCCGGCTTGGCAAGGGCCACGTCCAGGGAGGCCCGCATCGTGGTGAGCGGAGTGCGCAGTTCGTGGGACGCGTTGGCGACGAAGAGACGCTGTGCCTCGAAGGAGCGCTCCAGGCGGCCGAGGAGGTCGTCGATGGTGTCGGCGAGATCCTTCACCTCGTCGACAGGGCCGCCGATCGCCAGGCGTTCGTGCAGGCTGTCAGCGGTGATCCGGCGAGTGGCCGCTGTCATCACGCGCAGCGGGCGCAGTACCCGGCCTGCGAGGAACCAGCCGAGACCGACCGAGACCACCGTCATGACGCCAAGCGCGATGGCGGACCCGATCAGGATCTCCTTGGTCTGGATGTCATGTGCCTGAGCCAGTTGCTGCTCCAGCTCGTCGATGCGGGCCTGGGCACTTGACGCCCTGTCAGGCCAAATCGTGCCGCCGTCGGGTGCAGCGGGGCTGGAGAGCGATCCGCCCACGGCCGCGATGACGAGCAGTGCCGTTCCGGAGAGCAGGAACAGCGTGACGTACAAGGCGGTGAAGCGTGCACGGGCGGTGCCACGGCGCAGGCCGAGCCTGGCGGTCAAGCTCGCCAACCGTCGGGGTGGTCCCCACTTCATATGTCTGCTCCCTTCCTGCGGTCTGAACCAGGGACGTCCCGGCCAAGGCCCTGTGACCAGGCTAAGCGGCGGCGCCTAACAGTGAAATGACAGCGCCCGTTCGGCCTCTGTAACCCATGCCGTCGCAGGATGGGGCCCAAGAGCGATGAGGGCTGTCGACGACGGCAGCTACGAGAGCGGCCGTCGAGGCGTCGGGCTGTACCAGACCATATGAGGGGAAGCCGTTTCGTGTTTCGTGTGAAGAGTGACCAGCCTGCTGCGGGCCGGCGGTGGCTGCCCGCGACCCGGCGCGGGCGTTTGACTGCTCTTGCTGTCGCGGTGGCTGCCGTGGCGGGTGGGACTTTCGCCGGTGTTGCCACCGCCAATGGCGGTGACGAGGGGCCGCTGGCAGTCACGGCCCACATGATGGAGGGGTTCCCGACCCTGACCGCGTCCGACTGGGTCACGCACGGCGACCACGCCGTCGTGATCGAGATGGTGCCCGGCAGTGAACGCAAGGGTGCCGTGCCGGAGGACGAGAAGGACAACGGCGAGGGGCACATCCCGCGCACCGCGACGATGAAGGTCGATCAGGTGCTGTGGTCCAAGCCCGGTGCCGAGGCCGCGCCGCAGACCTACCCGGTCGAGCTCCCGGGCTGGTGGTGGGAGGGCGGCAGCGAGCGGGAGTTCGCCTGGCAGGGCGAGCCCCGCTACGAGGAGGGCCACAAGTACATCGCCCTGCTGGTGAAGGGCGATGACGGCAAGTGGGGCGCCACCTCGCACGCGATGCCCTACGACAACGGGAAGGTCGGCACCGGCGAAACCGCCGGTGAACTTCAGGGCCTGGAGAAGGAAGCCCACGGCAAGAACGCAGCCGCGGTGAAGCAGCTCCTGGAAGCGGCCCAGCCGAAGTAGCCGCACACACCGATATCGGCCCTGCGGCGGGGAACACTGCGCACCCCGCCGCACTGCTCTGAAGTGATCGAGGTTCCTTGCACGCCGCAGTCGCCCAGGGGCAGTCTTGCGGTGGGAGCATTGATGTGCTTCCGATAGGCAGGGGGCCCGGATCGACGGCCCGAGATCCAAGGTCGGGCCTTTCGCGGCGATCCGCGGGGGCTCTCGTACGGAAAAGCTGTCGATCCATGAGCTCTCCCGTCGCTATGGGGTCCATCGGCGGCTGGTCCTTGAGGCTCTGACATCACCATGGCCCACTCCGCGCAAGCCGATGCCGCCGTAGGCGTCGGTACGTGCGGAGCGATGCTGGTGAGCATCCATGAAGCGGTACCAGGGCCGGCCGTGTTCCGGGCCCGTGTCGCTGCCGCAGAGGAGAGCCGGATGCGTGCAGACGCGCACGTCCGCGCGGTGGTCGTCCCGCCCCTCAATCTCTCATCTCACGGCATCGACCCGCCCCCCGTGAACTACCGCTGATCAGCCCCGTAGTGCTCCACCGCAGAACGTCACCACCGACTCGCACCACTGCTGGCACGAAGCCGAGCGATCGCACTTTCGTAACGCACACAAGGAAGACACTTGTTGATGTTGTAAGAAAAATGTCAAGGTTGGGCGTTTGTCTCTGCACTCACGCAAGGATCACGTTGCTGAACCAACCCCCAATATCCCAGCCGGAAGACGGCCTTCCGTCGACCGGTGGAACCCGCCCTGCCTGGTGGATGAGAGTCACAGCCGCCACGGCGACTGCCGCCCTTGCCACACAGGCCATGCTCTTCACGCAGGCCACTGGCCAGGCGATTGCGGCACCGGGACCCGCGAACTCCCCCGCAGCCAAGCCTTCACTCGGCGCCCCTGAGGCCCAGGACGCAATCACAGCGCACCTGTTGGCACGGCTGCAGAGCCGCCGCATCGAGATTCTCGACGAGCGCACCGAGTCCACCACGACCTACGCCCAGCCCGACGGCACGACGTCGGTGCAGACGTTCACCGGACCCATTCGCGCCAAGGACGCCAAGGGCCGCTGGCAGGACATCGACACCACACTGGTGGACTCGGGTGACAAGATCCGTCCCAAGCAGGCTGCCGCCGACGTGTCGTTGTCGGACGGCACTTCCGCAGAACCTCTTGTCGAGGTGGAGCGCGGCAAACACGCCCTGGGCATCGGCTGGACCGGCGATCTGCCGAAGCCGGAGCTGAAGGGTGCGACCGCGACCTACAAGGACGCCGTCGCGGGGGGCGGCGACCTCGTGGTCACCGCGCTGAAGGAAGGTTTCTCCCACTCCGTCATCCTCCACGAACGGCCCAAAGGCCCCGTGGAGTACCGGATTCCTGTGGAGGCAACCGGACTGAAGCTGACCGAAACCGCCTCCCAGGGCATGCGCTGGGAGGACACCAAAGGCGCGGCCAAGGCGACCGCGCCCGCCCCGGTCATGTGGGACTCCTCGTTCGATCGTGCCTCCGGCGACTCCCGGCACATCGCGCCGGTCGACGTCGACATCCAGGCAGGCGAAGACGGCGAGGGGCAGGTCCTCGTTCTCAAGCCGGGCAAGTCGTTCCTCGACAACCCGGAGTTGACCTATCCGGTCACGATCGACCCCACCGACTCGCTCATGGGACCGGTCACTGACACCTGGGTTCAGTACGACGACTACCTCACCTCCCAGCGCGGATCAGCCGAGCTGAAGGCAGGCACGTACAACGGCAGCGAGAAGGCCCGTTCGTTCCTGAAGTTCAACGTCGACAAGTACAAGGGCAAGCAGATCCTCGATACGGACCTGCGCCTGTACTCGTACTACTCGTCGACCTGCTCCACCGACAACTCCGGCAACCAGGTCCGCCGTATCACCGCCGACTGGGACCCCTCGGCGATCACGTGGTCCAGCCAGCCCGCCACCACCACGACCGGAGCGGTGACCTCCACCGCCGCCAAGGGCCACAGCTCCTCCTGCCCCGCCGGGCATGTCTCCTGGGACATCGACACCATCGTCCAGGCATGGGCCGACGGCCAGCCCAATCACGGTCTGCGCATCGGCGCCGTGGACGAGACCGACCCGCTGACCTGGCGGCGCTATCACTCCGCCAACCAGACCGACGGCGCCCACAACGCGAGCCTTGAGCCGTCGCTGACAGTCGTCTACAACACCAAGCCCGGCGCCGCCGTCCCGATCTCACCCCTCAGCGGGGCGGCGATCAACGACACCACGCCGACTCTGACCGGCAAGGCCATGGACGCCGACGGAAACACCGTCCGGCTCACGTACGAGATCTGGACCTCCACCGGCACGTCCGCCCTCCAGACCGGCACGTCCGCCTACACCGCCTCCGGTGTGGCCGCACCCTGGACCCCGGGCACAGCGCTCGCCCCCGGCAGCTACAAGTGGCGTGCCAACGTCTACGACGGCAGTGCGTGGAACGGGACCTGGTCGGCCTGGCAGCCCTTCACGGTCGACACAACCAAGCCCGCCGGGACCGAGGTCTCCTCCACCGACTTCCCCTCCGCTCAGTGGTCCGGCACCCCTGACTCCGACGGAGACTTTTCCGGCTCCTTCACCTTCGCCCCGCCCGCCACGGATGTGAAGGATGTCCAGTACAGGCTCGACGGCGGTGCATGGACGACCGTCGCCACCACCGGTGCGGCCGTGACCAGGACACTGACCTTCAAGGCCGGCCAGCACACGGTCACCGCTCGCACCCGGGATGCGGCGGCCAACGTCTCCACAGAGGCGAGTTACTCCTTCGCGGCGGGCAAGGGCGCTGCCCTGACCTCTCCGGCCGAGGGCGACCGGCCGGCGCGCCGCGCCATCCTGGCAGCCCAGGGCCGTACGGAGTACACCGGCGTGCGCTACCAGTACCGTCACGGTGAGGCCGACGACACGTGGAAAGACGTGCCGCTCGCGGACGTCCGCCGCAGCTCGGACAACACCGCGGTCTCCGGCTGGCCCGTCGCGGTGACCAACGGCAAACCCGCCTCGCTCTGGTGGAACGTCACCGAAACCCTCCCCAACGACGGACCCATCGATGTCCGAGCCGTCTTCACCGACGGCACCACCACCGACGCCTCCCCCGAGACATCGGTCGTGATCGACCGCAACGCCGGTGAGGCGCCGACCGCGCAGGTCGGCCCGGGCTCGGTGAACCTCCTCACCGGTGACTACAAGCTCGGAGCCAAGGACGTCTCCGCCTTCGAGGTCTCGGTCAACCGAACCGCGTCCTCGCGAGCCAACCCGGACGACTCCGAGGGCCAGGCCGACATCTTCGGCCCCGGCTGGGTTTCGTCCGTCAGCGCCGAGACGGCCGGCAGCGGCTATACCCAGCTCCGCAAGACCTCGTCGACCTCCGTCGAGATCCTCGATGCCGACGGCGGGTCCACCGCCTTCACCGCCACCCCTGCCGGCGGCTGGAGCCCGGAGGCCGGCGCCGGCACACTCAAGCTGACCGGCTCGCTGACTGATGACACCTTCACGCTGAAGGACACCGACGCCACCACCACCGTATTCACGAAGGCCGGTCCCGGCACCACCACGTGGACCCTCGCCTCCTCAGCCGCAGCCGTGGACGACTCGACGGTCACCGTCGTTGCCGAGACGGTCCCCGAGGGCACCGGGAAGGTCGCCCGACCGAAGTACCTGATCTCCCCGACCGAAGCGGTTTCCTCAGCGACCTGCCAGGCAACGCCCAGCACTCGCGGCTGCCGTGTGGTCGAGTTCGTCTACGCGGCCACCACTACCGCGACCGGCTACACGACAGCCGGGGACTTCGGAGACTTCACCGGCCAGGTGAAGGAGATCAAGCTGTGGGCCACCGACCCCGCCGCGTCGACGGCGCGTTCCGAAGCACTGTCCGTCTATCGCTACGACAAGGGCGGCCGACTGCGCCAGCAGTGGAACCCGCACGATTCACAGGCCACCCAGGTCCAGTACTCCTACGATTCGGCCGACCGGATCTCCTCGCTGAGACCAGGCTCAGACAAACCCTGGAACTTCCACTACGGCAAGGCGGGATCCTCCCTCACCGCAGGTGAGGGGATGCTGCTCAAGGTGACCCGTCCGACCCTCGCGCAGGGCACTGCCGACACCCCAGACTCCACGGCCACCAGCACAGTCGTCTACGACGTAGCGCTCACCGGCACCAAGGCGCCGAACCAGATGGGCGCCGCTACGGTGAACGACTGGGGGCAGGACGAGGTCCCGGCAGACGCCACGGCCGTCTTCCCGGCCGACTCCGTTCCCAACTCCTCCACCGGCGCGGACCTGTCTGCCGCCGCCTACAGCCGCGCGAACATCACCTACATCGACGCCAACGGGCGGGCGACCAACACCGCGGCCGCGGGCGGCGGCCTGTCCCTCACCGAGTACGACGCCCACGGCAACACCGTGAGCACGCTGAGCGCCGCCAACCGGGAACTCGCCCTCGGCACGGGGCCGGCCGCCGACGCACAGCTCTCGACACTGAATCTCACCGGTCTCTCCACCAGAGAACGCGCCGAGCGCCTGTCCCACCGCACCGTCTACTCGGCCGACGGGGAACGCGTTACCCAGACCTACGGGCCGCTGCACCAGGTGGCGCTGACCGGCGACGTGACAGCCTCCGGAGGAAGCCCGGCGCTGCCTGGGGGCTCACTGGTCGCGGCCCGTGAGCACACGGTCTACCACCACGACGAGGGGCGTCCGGACGGCGCCGCCGTCTCCGGGCAGGTCACCTCCACCAGCACCGGCGCGGCGATCGAGGGCTACGCCAACGACGCCGACGTCCGTTCCACGGCTACCACGTACGACTGGAGTACAGGCGAGGAGATCGCCACGAAGGACGGCAGCGGCAACCAGCTGGGGGCCACCCGCTCCACGTACCGTGAGGACGGCAGGTTGGAGTCCACCAGCCTCCCCGCTTCCTCGGGCAGCGACGCGGGAACCCTGCTGTACACGTACTACACCGAGGGCGGCACCGGAGTCTGCGCGGACCGGCCCGAGTGGGCCGGTCTGCTGTGCAAGACGGCTCCCGCGGGTGCCGTCACCGGCGGCGGCAGCAACCCGGATCAGCTGGCCACGACCACCTACCAGTACAACCGTTGGGGCGGTGTCACGTCCACCGCCGTCACCGCCAACGGCGTCACGCGCACCAGTGCCGTCACCTACGACGACGCCGGCCGCCGTATGTCGGCGAGCATCACCGGGGGAACAGGGACCGAAGTCCCGGCGACCTCCTACACCTTCGACACCGAAACAGGAAAGACGCTCACACAGTCCAGCGGCGGAAAGACGGTGTCCTACGGGTACGACTCGCTGGGCCGTCTGATCTCCTACAAGGACGGCTCCGGCAACACCACGACGACCGAATACGACGATCTCGACCGTCCGGTGAAGTCGGCCAACTCCACGGGCGCCCGCACCGACTACAGCTACACGACCGGCGGTGAGCTGGCGACCGTGAAGGACTCGGTCGCAGGCACCTTCACCGCCGACTACAACGCGGACGGGGCGCTCGTCTCACAGAGCCTGCCAGGCGGCTACAAACTCAGGATCACTACCGACACACTGGGCAGGCCGGCCGCCCGGGAGTACACCGCAGCGGACGGCACCCTCGTCGTCGCGGACGTCGCCGAGTACGCCATCACCGGCCAACAGGTCGGCCACACCCAGACCGACGGCACGACCGTGTCCACCGACTACCGCTACGACGCTGTCGGACGCCTCACCAAGGCCGCCGACACCGCCGCGGCCGGCTGCACCACCCGCACCTACGCCTTCGACGGCAACCGCAACCGCACATCGCGGACCGTCACCAGCGACGACTGCGACACTGCCACGTCGGACGCGGTCACGGAGCAGACCTCGTACAACTACGACAGCGCGGACCGTCTGGTCGGCTCCGGCCGTTCCTATGACGCGTTCGGCCGCACCACCGGCAAGGACGGGGTCACGCTCGACTACTACACCGGCGATCTGCTCCGCACAGAGACCAAGGACGACCAGCGTCGCACCTGGGCCCTCGACGGCGTCGGCCGCATGGCCGTCGCCACCACACAGAGCCGCGGCACGGACGGAACCTGGACCACAACGGGCACCCTGACACAGCACTATGGCGACAGCTCTGGCAACCCGGACTGGGCCGAGCACAGCGACGGCACCATGACCCGGTTCGTCAACGACGTCTCCGGTGCGCTCGGAGCCACCACCTCGGCCTCGGGCGGCGTGGTACTCCAGTTGTCCAACCTGCACGGGGATGTCTCGGTCCGCCTCGACCTCGACACCCCGGCGAACTCGAGTGCGCAGCGCTACGACGAGTACGGCGTCGCCCAGGACGGCACCGGCCCAACCCGCTACGGCTGGCTCGGCGCTTCGCAGATCTCCAGCGAGACCCTCAGCGGCCTGACGCTGACAGGCGTGCGGGTCTACGACTCCTCCACCGGCCGTTTTCTGCAGACGGACCCGCAGTACGCGGGCGGCGCCAACGCCTACGCCTACTGCAGTGCGGACCCGGTGGGCTGTCGTGACCTCAGCGGCCTCGCCGACTACTACCGCTACTACGACCTGGGCAAGACGAAGGCTTCCAGCGCGAAGGTCTTCAGGTATTGGAAGAGCCACTTCAAGGCGATCTTCCCGATCCCGGGCCGTCCCGACAAGATCACGAAGGAGGGCCAGGACTTTACGCTCTGGCCCGTGGTTCAAGGTATCTCCATGTACTTCCCGATGAACGTCAACAGCATCGGCAAGAGCTACCTGCAGCTCGGTGCCCGAAAGGGGCACCCCGACTGGCCGGGCGGCTGGATCGGCTTCGACCTCTACAAGAAGAAGGGCCGCATGAAACTGGAGGTCCGAGGCCACCTCGGCGGTGTCGCGGCTATCTGCGGACGTAGCTGCTCCGAGGCCGCGGCCGCACCGTACTGGGACAAGCTCGGGAGCAACCTGAGAAAGCTCGTGAAGAAGAAGTTCTGATCCACCGAGCTCCTGCTGGCGGTTCCGTGACAAGAACTGTTCAGTCATGGAGCTCTACCGGGCCCGCGGCCACGAGACGCGGGCC is drawn from Streptomyces bottropensis ATCC 25435 and contains these coding sequences:
- a CDS encoding response regulator transcription factor, with product MRVLVVEDARPLAEVIAEGLRDQGMAVDVAYDGLDAAAKLDTNAYDVVVLDRDLPGIHGDTLCQMIIERESRVMVLMLTAADSPGDRVSGLALGADDYLAKPFHFPELVLRIRALGRRRPAARSRTLRTAGIELDLLGRTAARDGCHLDLSVKEFAVLEALLSASPAFLSAEDLLEQVWDEHADPFTNTVTVTISRLRRKLGDPPVIATTPGVGYRIVGPAAPPD
- a CDS encoding sensor histidine kinase, with the translated sequence MTARLGLRRGTARARFTALYVTLFLLSGTALLVIAAVGGSLSSPAAPDGGTIWPDRASSAQARIDELEQQLAQAHDIQTKEILIGSAIALGVMTVVSVGLGWFLAGRVLRPLRVMTAATRRITADSLHERLAIGGPVDEVKDLADTIDDLLGRLERSFEAQRLFVANASHELRTPLTTMRASLDVALAKPGPVPGTMATLAARMRAELDQVDLLLESLLVLARAQHGEFTDSGRLALGRLTQDALARRAGDIAAKGLAVRETRIDGSAWVWGSRTLLRRAADNVIDNAIAHNDSGGWIGAAVRAEEGEEDGGSAVSLVVESSGPVLDQQRVADLAQPFRRLGADRTSTGRGSGLGLSIVAAITAAHHGTLDLHARPDGGLRVTVTLPRTDDRTAKAPNAERDVAR
- a CDS encoding DNRLRE domain-containing protein produces the protein MARLQSRRIEILDERTESTTTYAQPDGTTSVQTFTGPIRAKDAKGRWQDIDTTLVDSGDKIRPKQAAADVSLSDGTSAEPLVEVERGKHALGIGWTGDLPKPELKGATATYKDAVAGGGDLVVTALKEGFSHSVILHERPKGPVEYRIPVEATGLKLTETASQGMRWEDTKGAAKATAPAPVMWDSSFDRASGDSRHIAPVDVDIQAGEDGEGQVLVLKPGKSFLDNPELTYPVTIDPTDSLMGPVTDTWVQYDDYLTSQRGSAELKAGTYNGSEKARSFLKFNVDKYKGKQILDTDLRLYSYYSSTCSTDNSGNQVRRITADWDPSAITWSSQPATTTTGAVTSTAAKGHSSSCPAGHVSWDIDTIVQAWADGQPNHGLRIGAVDETDPLTWRRYHSANQTDGAHNASLEPSLTVVYNTKPGAAVPISPLSGAAINDTTPTLTGKAMDADGNTVRLTYEIWTSTGTSALQTGTSAYTASGVAAPWTPGTALAPGSYKWRANVYDGSAWNGTWSAWQPFTVDTTKPAGTEVSSTDFPSAQWSGTPDSDGDFSGSFTFAPPATDVKDVQYRLDGGAWTTVATTGAAVTRTLTFKAGQHTVTARTRDAAANVSTEASYSFAAGKGAALTSPAEGDRPARRAILAAQGRTEYTGVRYQYRHGEADDTWKDVPLADVRRSSDNTAVSGWPVAVTNGKPASLWWNVTETLPNDGPIDVRAVFTDGTTTDASPETSVVIDRNAGEAPTAQVGPGSVNLLTGDYKLGAKDVSAFEVSVNRTASSRANPDDSEGQADIFGPGWVSSVSAETAGSGYTQLRKTSSTSVEILDADGGSTAFTATPAGGWSPEAGAGTLKLTGSLTDDTFTLKDTDATTTVFTKAGPGTTTWTLASSAAAVDDSTVTVVAETVPEGTGKVARPKYLISPTEAVSSATCQATPSTRGCRVVEFVYAATTTATGYTTAGDFGDFTGQVKEIKLWATDPAASTARSEALSVYRYDKGGRLRQQWNPHDSQATQVQYSYDSADRISSLRPGSDKPWNFHYGKAGSSLTAGEGMLLKVTRPTLAQGTADTPDSTATSTVVYDVALTGTKAPNQMGAATVNDWGQDEVPADATAVFPADSVPNSSTGADLSAAAYSRANITYIDANGRATNTAAAGGGLSLTEYDAHGNTVSTLSAANRELALGTGPAADAQLSTLNLTGLSTRERAERLSHRTVYSADGERVTQTYGPLHQVALTGDVTASGGSPALPGGSLVAAREHTVYHHDEGRPDGAAVSGQVTSTSTGAAIEGYANDADVRSTATTYDWSTGEEIATKDGSGNQLGATRSTYREDGRLESTSLPASSGSDAGTLLYTYYTEGGTGVCADRPEWAGLLCKTAPAGAVTGGGSNPDQLATTTYQYNRWGGVTSTAVTANGVTRTSAVTYDDAGRRMSASITGGTGTEVPATSYTFDTETGKTLTQSSGGKTVSYGYDSLGRLISYKDGSGNTTTTEYDDLDRPVKSANSTGARTDYSYTTGGELATVKDSVAGTFTADYNADGALVSQSLPGGYKLRITTDTLGRPAAREYTAADGTLVVADVAEYAITGQQVGHTQTDGTTVSTDYRYDAVGRLTKAADTAAAGCTTRTYAFDGNRNRTSRTVTSDDCDTATSDAVTEQTSYNYDSADRLVGSGRSYDAFGRTTGKDGVTLDYYTGDLLRTETKDDQRRTWALDGVGRMAVATTQSRGTDGTWTTTGTLTQHYGDSSGNPDWAEHSDGTMTRFVNDVSGALGATTSASGGVVLQLSNLHGDVSVRLDLDTPANSSAQRYDEYGVAQDGTGPTRYGWLGASQISSETLSGLTLTGVRVYDSSTGRFLQTDPQYAGGANAYAYCSADPVGCRDLSGLADYYRYYDLGKTKASSAKVFRYWKSHFKAIFPIPGRPDKITKEGQDFTLWPVVQGISMYFPMNVNSIGKSYLQLGARKGHPDWPGGWIGFDLYKKKGRMKLEVRGHLGGVAAICGRSCSEAAAAPYWDKLGSNLRKLVKKKF